The following are encoded together in the Oceanobacillus zhaokaii genome:
- the sigK gene encoding RNA polymerase sporulation sigma factor SigK, producing the protein MSGIITALTFLIKEALFFVSYVKNHAFPQPLPPDEEAKYIQEMQDGSDVARNKLIEHNLRLVAHIVKKFENTGEDMEDLISIGTIGLIKGVESFSSDKGTKLATYAARCIENEILMHLRALKKVKKDVSLHDPIGQDREGNEISLIDILEAESDNIIEYIQLNMEIEKMQEYFTILDGREREVIVYRYGLNDTQEMTQREIAKKLNISRSYVSRIEKRALMKVFHEYYKKERRV; encoded by the coding sequence TTGTCCGGGATTATAACAGCACTCACGTTTCTTATCAAGGAAGCACTCTTCTTTGTTTCCTATGTTAAAAACCACGCTTTTCCCCAGCCATTACCACCTGATGAAGAAGCAAAATACATTCAAGAAATGCAAGACGGTAGTGATGTAGCTCGAAATAAGCTTATTGAACATAATTTACGGCTTGTAGCACATATCGTCAAGAAATTCGAAAATACCGGAGAAGATATGGAGGATTTAATTTCGATCGGTACCATTGGTTTAATCAAAGGTGTAGAAAGCTTCTCCAGCGATAAAGGAACGAAGCTTGCAACATATGCCGCTCGTTGTATAGAAAACGAGATCCTGATGCACTTACGCGCCTTAAAGAAAGTAAAAAAGGATGTGTCCCTGCATGATCCCATTGGTCAAGACCGGGAAGGAAATGAAATTAGCCTAATCGACATCTTAGAGGCTGAAAGTGACAATATCATTGAATACATTCAATTAAATATGGAAATCGAGAAAATGCAAGAATACTTTACAATTTTAGATGGACGAGAACGAGAAGTGATTGTCTATCGTTATGGATTAAATGATACACAGGAGATGACACAAAGAGAAATAGCTAAAAAACTAAATATTTCAAGGAGTTATGTTTCACGAATCGAAAAGAGAGCATTGATGAAAGTATTCCATGAGTATTATAAAAAAGAGAGGAGAGTTTAA
- the mtnN gene encoding 5'-methylthioadenosine/S-adenosylhomocysteine nucleosidase has translation MTIGIIGAMDEEVALLLDNMTGKQEVSVANCLFVEGKLRGKDVVILKSGIGKVNAAMATTIMHERFTPSHVINTGSAGGFSEKLNVGDIVISTKVVHHDVDVTAFKYEYGQVPGLPAMYEADQSLVEKAIAAVKDLAINYEEGIIATGDSFMEDPERVAFVREKFPQMIASEMEAAAVAQVCYQYEKPFVIIRALSDIAGKASSISFDEFLDQAAKHAAQLIMAIIEEV, from the coding sequence ATGACGATTGGAATAATTGGAGCAATGGATGAAGAAGTAGCACTTCTATTAGACAATATGACAGGGAAACAGGAAGTTAGTGTTGCAAACTGTCTTTTTGTTGAAGGGAAGCTGCGCGGTAAGGACGTAGTTATATTAAAGTCAGGAATCGGTAAAGTCAATGCAGCAATGGCAACAACTATTATGCATGAACGTTTTACACCAAGTCACGTCATAAATACTGGTTCTGCCGGAGGATTCTCTGAGAAACTTAATGTAGGAGATATCGTCATTTCTACGAAGGTTGTCCATCATGATGTGGATGTAACAGCTTTCAAATATGAATATGGACAAGTACCAGGACTTCCAGCAATGTATGAGGCAGATCAATCGCTAGTGGAAAAAGCAATTGCAGCCGTTAAAGACCTAGCTATTAATTATGAGGAAGGCATTATTGCTACAGGAGATTCATTTATGGAGGATCCCGAACGAGTTGCATTTGTACGAGAGAAGTTTCCGCAGATGATTGCATCTGAAATGGAGGCTGCTGCGGTCGCTCAGGTTTGTTACCAATATGAAAAGCCATTTGTCATTATTCGAGCATTATCTGATATCGCAGGTAAAGCATCTTCCATTTCATTTGATGAATTTTTGGATCAAGCAGCGAAGCATGCAGCCCAATTAATTATGGCCATTATTGAAGAAGTATAA
- a CDS encoding YrrS family protein produces MSDMDRNTRLNKFEKRRKTTKSITILLIAGAFLIVVLLAFWLFGGGSDETDNAAEEPMEESSEIIINDDSKSNDESNNNTEKDEEAAEDESESTTPDEEEDTASDNEEVETEPAEPSDDNVAEAYVGEWEPVGTEQTGPHTTTYDEGSADREEMKQAVSVATGLATTDMIEWWYENGGDQKVIATVSDKAQTATYRVFITWIDGEGWQPTKVEKLIENDRKS; encoded by the coding sequence ATGAGCGATATGGATAGAAATACACGCTTAAATAAATTTGAAAAAAGAAGAAAAACGACAAAGTCTATTACGATTTTGCTAATCGCTGGAGCTTTCCTCATCGTTGTACTTCTCGCTTTTTGGTTATTTGGCGGGGGAAGCGACGAAACTGACAACGCAGCAGAAGAACCGATGGAAGAGTCGTCTGAGATTATTATAAACGACGATTCAAAATCCAATGATGAATCAAATAATAATACAGAAAAAGATGAGGAAGCAGCGGAAGATGAATCAGAATCTACAACTCCAGATGAGGAAGAGGATACAGCGTCCGATAATGAAGAAGTAGAAACTGAACCTGCTGAACCATCTGATGATAATGTAGCAGAAGCATATGTAGGCGAATGGGAGCCTGTCGGAACTGAACAAACTGGCCCGCATACAACAACCTATGATGAAGGTTCGGCTGATCGAGAAGAAATGAAACAGGCTGTATCAGTTGCAACGGGATTAGCTACAACTGATATGATTGAATGGTGGTATGAGAATGGTGGCGATCAGAAAGTAATTGCAACTGTATCTGATAAGGCGCAAACTGCAACATATCGTGTATTCATAACATGGATTGATGGTGAAGGATGGCAGCCAACGAAAGTAGAGAAGCTAATTGAAAATGATCGAAAGAGTTAA
- a CDS encoding type VII secretion protein EssB/YukC, which produces MIEKAQLQYGEIIDNEEVIIYEIAKEQTNLVDIEQLDELKRKDDFFFECQHILADESSIRLYYKRNKASQKLKHYRNTNKEVMRQIALQILSVDRLIGTQYTTLIHPDNIYVTADGDVKFVFRGIRSIFNQERFNTEQLLIDQKRVLLFLFSTYAYDEITGKDLNHLITTDPFLTSIINANSVMTLSSLFKKMETVPKQAAVKPTSIKQKKKENTKAPKKNVSLLSGILIGVIIGLLSMYVFKVLPLTEASTTMANENVESVKNEEQLAEKNEVLQTSLADQEKVVEAYRELMAGNTREAITLFESVEALDDNTKQTLTEQYIAQNSVESLAKAAEIGSVEQQKVIVRKLNALNTKEANQAILSINSDVPEVKIEQAWVNKEYDAIIEIFTKIADDPRAKVLAANSYIQLNRPKEAKALAYDLNDKRLQLASLNKEKELANSNKKLNEEQLTQALQKIDDEINKINE; this is translated from the coding sequence ATGATAGAAAAAGCCCAGTTGCAATATGGAGAAATAATAGACAATGAAGAGGTTATCATTTACGAAATAGCTAAAGAACAAACGAATTTAGTAGATATTGAGCAACTAGACGAATTAAAACGAAAAGATGACTTCTTCTTTGAATGCCAGCATATACTTGCTGACGAATCCAGTATTCGTTTATACTATAAGCGAAATAAAGCATCTCAAAAACTTAAACACTATCGAAATACCAACAAAGAGGTAATGCGACAAATCGCATTGCAAATATTATCTGTCGATAGATTAATTGGTACACAATATACAACACTGATTCATCCTGATAATATTTATGTGACAGCTGATGGCGACGTAAAATTTGTCTTTCGGGGGATTCGTTCAATCTTTAATCAAGAACGTTTTAATACGGAACAATTATTAATTGACCAAAAAAGAGTCTTACTTTTTCTGTTTTCGACGTATGCTTATGATGAAATAACAGGTAAAGATTTAAATCATTTGATAACGACAGATCCATTCCTAACATCGATTATTAACGCAAATTCAGTTATGACATTAAGTAGTCTTTTCAAAAAAATGGAGACAGTACCGAAACAAGCAGCTGTAAAACCAACATCTATAAAGCAAAAGAAAAAGGAGAATACAAAAGCGCCAAAAAAGAATGTTTCCTTATTATCAGGAATTTTAATTGGAGTAATCATTGGCTTACTTTCTATGTATGTATTTAAAGTCTTGCCACTCACAGAAGCATCAACAACCATGGCAAATGAAAATGTAGAAAGTGTTAAAAATGAAGAACAGTTAGCAGAAAAAAATGAAGTATTACAAACTTCACTTGCTGACCAAGAGAAGGTAGTAGAGGCATATCGCGAGTTAATGGCAGGTAACACGAGGGAAGCTATTACCTTGTTTGAAAGTGTGGAAGCACTGGATGATAATACGAAACAAACGCTGACAGAACAATATATTGCACAAAATTCGGTAGAAAGTTTGGCAAAGGCTGCAGAGATTGGTAGTGTTGAACAACAAAAAGTTATTGTGAGGAAATTAAATGCACTAAATACGAAAGAAGCCAATCAAGCAATTCTTAGTATAAATTCAGATGTTCCAGAAGTAAAAATTGAACAGGCATGGGTTAATAAGGAATACGATGCGATCATTGAAATATTTACGAAGATTGCTGATGATCCTCGTGCCAAGGTACTTGCAGCTAATAGTTATATTCAGTTGAATCGACCGAAAGAAGCAAAGGCACTCGCATACGACTTGAATGATAAAAGATTACAGCTTGCCAGCTTGAACAAAGAAAAAGAGTTGGCAAACTCGAATAAAAAATTAAACGAAGAGCAACTAACACAAGCATTACAAAAGATTGACGATGAGATAAATAAAATAAATGAGTAG
- a CDS encoding serine/threonine protein kinase, with the protein MNKHGILIERGDLLNNKYIVLSHIASGGMSGVYLIEEKNNPDKRWAVKITSMTNKMAAKLKDEARLLSELHHSNLPHVVDFFQTEEYFYLVQEYVEGVSLSDQMALYNNQLPMETILQIGIELCDVLHYLHNQKPYPIIYRDIKPGNIMMMSNQSIKLIDFGIARRFQDNLLHDTVQVGTVGFAAPEQFEKKQTDSRTDLFSLGALLYYLVSKGKYVYIAQKPVRDFNKIMPKHLEKCINQLVQLQPEDRLQDAREAKILLLKAKEELEKPPNILQRLLRF; encoded by the coding sequence GTGAACAAGCATGGGATTCTGATTGAGCGTGGGGATCTGTTAAATAATAAATATATCGTTCTTTCACATATTGCTTCTGGCGGAATGTCCGGGGTCTATTTAATAGAAGAAAAAAATAATCCAGATAAAAGATGGGCAGTGAAAATAACCAGCATGACAAATAAAATGGCTGCAAAATTAAAGGATGAAGCAAGGCTGTTAAGTGAGCTGCATCATTCTAATCTTCCTCATGTTGTTGATTTTTTTCAAACGGAAGAATATTTTTATCTTGTTCAGGAATATGTTGAAGGCGTATCACTATCAGACCAGATGGCATTGTATAATAATCAGCTACCTATGGAAACAATCCTGCAGATTGGCATCGAGCTTTGCGATGTTCTCCACTATTTACATAACCAAAAACCATATCCTATTATTTATCGGGACATTAAACCAGGCAATATCATGATGATGAGCAACCAATCGATTAAACTAATTGATTTTGGGATTGCACGCAGATTCCAGGATAATTTATTACATGACACAGTTCAAGTCGGAACGGTAGGATTTGCAGCACCAGAACAATTTGAAAAGAAACAAACTGACTCCAGAACAGATTTATTTTCACTAGGGGCCCTATTATATTATTTAGTTTCAAAAGGGAAGTACGTATACATCGCACAAAAGCCGGTTCGTGACTTTAATAAGATAATGCCCAAGCACCTGGAAAAATGCATCAACCAGCTAGTACAGCTCCAACCTGAAGACCGACTGCAGGACGCTAGAGAAGCAAAGATACTATTATTGAAAGCCAAGGAGGAACTGGAAAAACCACCAAACATCCTTCAGCGCCTCCTGCGGTTTTGA
- a CDS encoding PP2C family protein-serine/threonine phosphatase — MNKNWQIGIASHQGTKKDKNEDSFFHHVSSDNHGNEIALFAVADGMGGYQLGDAASQIAISSIEKWWEKRRQKIVKRKNPLQQILTEGEKIIQQINKTIKATSNYTGKKMGTTLSLLVLNKGEYAVIHIGDSRVYRMKGWNYGLKQYFDQKVPHLVDSLNQIDEQQTEILESEPELMKLTEDHSWVGKQVENGQMSEEEARNHPKRNVLTQCLGIDSKVQPYISKGTYQSADLFLLCSDGFYTLFSDEEIKNMLINLEKEYSSLQAISDYLINFSNFSDAFDNVTLMLIRNRVSATQVKSKRTLLPFFKGI; from the coding sequence ATGAACAAAAATTGGCAGATTGGAATTGCATCACATCAAGGGACAAAAAAAGATAAAAATGAGGATTCCTTTTTTCATCACGTATCATCGGATAACCATGGGAACGAAATAGCATTGTTCGCAGTTGCAGATGGAATGGGAGGCTATCAGCTTGGAGATGCTGCCAGTCAGATTGCAATCTCCTCCATTGAAAAATGGTGGGAAAAGCGAAGGCAAAAAATTGTAAAAAGAAAAAATCCATTGCAGCAAATTCTGACAGAAGGCGAAAAGATTATCCAGCAAATTAATAAAACGATTAAAGCAACAAGCAATTATACGGGAAAGAAAATGGGGACAACGTTATCGCTTTTAGTGTTGAATAAAGGTGAATATGCGGTTATTCATATTGGCGATAGTCGCGTTTACCGAATGAAGGGTTGGAATTATGGTCTAAAGCAATATTTTGATCAAAAAGTGCCGCATCTGGTCGATTCACTTAACCAAATAGATGAGCAGCAAACAGAAATACTAGAATCTGAGCCAGAATTAATGAAGCTGACGGAAGACCATTCCTGGGTCGGCAAACAAGTGGAAAATGGACAAATGTCTGAGGAAGAAGCAAGAAATCATCCGAAACGAAATGTGCTCACACAGTGTCTAGGGATTGATAGTAAGGTGCAGCCATATATCAGCAAGGGAACATATCAATCTGCTGATCTATTTTTACTTTGCAGTGATGGTTTTTATACGCTATTTTCTGATGAAGAAATCAAGAATATGTTAATTAATTTGGAGAAGGAATACAGCAGTCTGCAGGCAATATCGGATTATCTTATTAATTTTTCTAATTTTTCTGACGCATTTGATAATGTTACGCTAATGCTAATTCGTAACCGGGTTTCTGCTACTCAAGTAAAAAGTAAACGAACATTGTTACCATTTTTCAAGGGGATTTAA
- a CDS encoding DUF6382 domain-containing protein: MGNIYDFSYKHSHHNGQSFIFTERNGKKLTAEDLNAVQLKMIQSNNIPHLLSLSIENIDLTIKIHYKLTSKQKVTSFFQENRTTMSDYYQLFLAIISTLEESSSYMLDQQQFILQKEFIFIGEKPSDAYLTYLPFTGMKRESTIEEEMKKLLTDIAGEVEGLQGNEFKSILNYIKNPAFGLPGLKKLLLELISLRSNVNQNQDMYNNNPNANFADNRNPGINQNNYQPIKPPEQVKEVVNKSKKKAKGKLPPLSSRGRIYLIMGSLLAIALIWKLYDMYTNQTMLIVSSLLTIFVLVFDYVFWRVWRPGVAPIEAKVEVPNNSSENKAAMPNVQINKQPVFQRQVAKQHEPIIAQTPSFIAQNSMAATAMDTTLLTESNEDTVLLEDEMNLHVVESQSQQAVSAILVRESADEQAQTIEINANNFLIGRNEASVNFKDESIGISRIHAEIIRIDDSSFGLKDLGSKNGSKLNGNTLVPYKIYALNEDDQFELGKATYTFKWSHS, translated from the coding sequence ATGGGAAATATTTATGATTTTAGTTATAAACATTCACATCATAATGGACAATCGTTCATTTTTACGGAACGGAACGGAAAGAAGTTAACTGCAGAAGATCTAAATGCTGTGCAATTAAAGATGATTCAATCAAATAACATCCCGCATTTGCTTAGCTTATCTATTGAAAATATCGATTTAACCATAAAAATACACTATAAGCTCACATCTAAACAAAAAGTTACCTCATTTTTTCAAGAAAATCGCACAACTATGAGTGATTACTATCAATTATTTTTAGCGATTATTTCTACGCTCGAAGAATCTAGTTCTTATATGCTTGATCAACAGCAATTTATTTTGCAAAAGGAATTCATTTTTATCGGTGAAAAGCCCAGTGATGCTTATTTAACATATTTGCCGTTTACTGGAATGAAGCGTGAATCGACAATTGAAGAAGAAATGAAGAAACTGTTAACAGATATTGCCGGTGAGGTAGAAGGATTACAAGGAAATGAGTTTAAGAGTATCTTGAATTACATTAAGAATCCAGCCTTTGGATTACCAGGGTTAAAGAAATTACTGCTTGAGTTAATCTCACTTCGGTCGAATGTGAATCAGAATCAGGATATGTACAATAACAATCCTAATGCTAATTTTGCTGACAATAGAAATCCAGGGATCAATCAAAATAATTATCAGCCAATCAAGCCTCCTGAACAAGTGAAAGAAGTGGTTAATAAGTCGAAGAAAAAAGCAAAAGGAAAACTTCCGCCATTATCATCTAGAGGAAGAATTTATTTGATTATGGGATCTTTATTAGCAATTGCGTTAATCTGGAAGCTTTATGATATGTATACAAATCAAACGATGTTGATCGTAAGCAGTTTATTGACAATCTTTGTGCTAGTTTTCGATTATGTCTTCTGGAGAGTTTGGCGGCCTGGTGTGGCACCGATAGAAGCCAAAGTTGAAGTGCCGAATAATAGTTCTGAAAATAAAGCAGCAATGCCTAATGTTCAAATAAATAAACAACCTGTATTCCAGAGGCAAGTGGCAAAGCAGCATGAACCAATAATTGCACAAACACCTTCTTTCATAGCGCAGAATTCCATGGCTGCTACAGCAATGGATACAACGTTGCTTACAGAAAGCAATGAGGATACCGTCTTATTAGAGGATGAAATGAATTTACATGTAGTGGAAAGTCAGTCACAACAAGCGGTTTCTGCTATCTTAGTTAGAGAGTCTGCAGATGAGCAAGCGCAAACGATTGAAATCAATGCGAATAACTTTTTAATTGGCAGAAATGAGGCATCCGTAAACTTTAAAGATGAGTCTATCGGTATCTCAAGAATTCATGCAGAAATTATTAGAATAGATGATTCAAGCTTTGGATTAAAAGATTTAGGGTCAAAAAATGGCTCAAAGCTGAATGGAAATACACTGGTTCCTTATAAGATTTATGCATTGAATGAAGACGATCAATTTGAATTAGGAAAGGCAACCTATACATTTAAATGGAGTCATTCATAA
- a CDS encoding A24 family peptidase, with translation MLQVNDYILFIFLVIAFITDVKYQKLPNWLTAGGMLIGILYHLIANGADGLLFSFLGLLIAGGIFLILYAFKALGAGDVKLFAAIGSMIGIQLVLYIMMYSIVFAGLIAIIILLFTRTFLKKIMNALFTVIHSIISRSFQQMEEFKTTKATRFPFMYAVIPAVITTYYYYLV, from the coding sequence ATGCTGCAAGTGAATGATTATATTTTATTTATTTTCTTAGTTATTGCCTTTATAACTGATGTTAAATATCAAAAACTGCCAAATTGGCTGACAGCTGGAGGAATGCTCATTGGTATCCTCTATCATTTAATTGCAAATGGGGCTGATGGCTTATTATTTTCTTTTCTCGGATTACTTATTGCCGGTGGAATATTTTTAATCCTTTATGCTTTCAAGGCTTTGGGAGCTGGTGATGTTAAGCTGTTTGCAGCCATTGGTTCAATGATTGGGATTCAGTTGGTGCTGTATATCATGATGTATTCGATTGTCTTCGCAGGACTAATTGCTATTATTATTTTATTATTTACAAGAACTTTTTTAAAGAAGATTATGAATGCGCTTTTCACAGTAATTCATTCCATTATATCAAGAAGTTTTCAGCAAATGGAGGAATTTAAAACAACGAAAGCAACTCGTTTTCCATTTATGTATGCAGTAATTCCGGCAGTTATCACAACGTATTACTATTACTTAGTTTAA
- a CDS encoding TadE/TadG family type IV pilus assembly protein, with protein MQLKDEDGSITLEAALVIPVFMLFIVFMASIIRISVAEIALNKSVTETAQIIANHAYPATILSEELESIAGQKLSGISIGEISLGDVENLVGTTLLEFLDVNISGSNYIQELGNSAITPIIQKKFTQNTNSKMDGSNITVEVDLPSSLNGAADSYFGITATYDLDLTVPFVEKTITIKKQAYERLWVGGY; from the coding sequence ATGCAATTAAAAGATGAGGATGGAAGCATTACTTTGGAGGCAGCATTGGTTATTCCAGTTTTTATGTTATTTATCGTATTTATGGCCTCTATTATTCGTATTTCCGTAGCAGAGATTGCATTAAATAAGTCTGTGACCGAGACTGCACAAATTATTGCAAACCACGCATACCCAGCTACGATACTATCAGAGGAACTTGAAAGCATAGCAGGTCAAAAATTATCTGGTATCAGTATAGGGGAGATTAGTTTAGGTGATGTTGAAAATCTGGTTGGGACGACCTTACTTGAATTTCTAGATGTAAATATTTCAGGTTCCAACTATATCCAAGAGCTGGGGAATAGTGCAATCACTCCTATAATTCAGAAAAAGTTTACGCAGAACACGAATTCAAAAATGGATGGTTCAAACATAACTGTAGAGGTTGATTTACCCAGTTCATTAAATGGGGCTGCCGATTCATATTTTGGAATAACTGCTACTTATGATTTAGATTTGACAGTACCCTTTGTAGAGAAAACTATAACAATAAAAAAGCAGGCATATGAAAGACTTTGGGTTGGGGGATATTAA
- a CDS encoding DUF4352 domain-containing protein, producing MRQILIKISVLVILSILLVACNNKEDNEAEQSDTPVTEEESSSKETENELPEEESGEEEGSDTEDEAETDPSSANTDDLPDDQLGLGIGDTATIKNNFSEHEITLNSVEIKEQAGESTSELGNFVIVDLTVLNTGDEAITADSVFSSTNLASIDNSSGFPWYYLEGVAEEWPNEIPPGESQTGALLFDVEVSDQYILNIAEFLEGLSNQVSFEFTPEEAE from the coding sequence ATGAGGCAGATTTTGATAAAAATTAGCGTTTTAGTGATACTTTCTATCCTATTAGTCGCTTGCAATAATAAAGAGGATAATGAAGCCGAACAGAGTGATACACCAGTTACAGAAGAAGAAAGTTCAAGCAAAGAAACAGAAAATGAATTGCCTGAAGAAGAAAGTGGAGAGGAAGAAGGCTCAGACACAGAGGATGAAGCAGAAACGGATCCGTCTTCTGCGAATACAGATGATTTACCTGATGATCAATTGGGTTTAGGAATTGGTGATACGGCAACTATAAAAAATAACTTTTCCGAACATGAAATAACATTAAATTCTGTTGAAATTAAAGAGCAAGCTGGAGAATCAACTTCAGAATTAGGAAATTTTGTAATAGTTGATTTAACCGTATTAAATACCGGAGATGAAGCAATTACTGCTGATAGTGTTTTTAGCAGCACAAACCTGGCTTCAATTGATAATTCGAGCGGATTTCCCTGGTACTATCTAGAAGGCGTTGCAGAAGAATGGCCTAATGAAATTCCACCAGGAGAATCTCAAACAGGTGCATTATTATTCGATGTTGAAGTAAGTGATCAATATATTTTAAACATTGCAGAATTTTTAGAGGGGTTATCAAATCAGGTATCATTTGAATTTACTCCAGAGGAAGCTGAATAA
- a CDS encoding TadE/TadG family type IV pilus assembly protein: MNFMKKKLSKIMKDDDGAFTIEASLVFPILLMLTLSFILFAIVIYQQSVLHYSANTVAERVAFVWDNSDKDIDTGAFDKYTTFDGGDGLYWRLTNDQYLSQFGIDIFSSGGATIQIGSVAGGSLPQQKLGRITTDILPAGATGEVQYINGLAGSEIIVTLKSPLNLPAFISDLFGINEIETQVSHVVVEPTEFIRTTDLVIYAVELLKDNSGYITKFINKK; this comes from the coding sequence ATGAATTTCATGAAAAAAAAACTATCGAAAATAATGAAGGATGATGATGGCGCCTTTACAATTGAAGCATCATTAGTATTTCCGATTCTATTGATGCTGACATTAAGTTTTATTCTTTTTGCGATTGTTATATATCAGCAATCTGTTCTTCATTATAGTGCAAATACTGTAGCTGAACGGGTAGCATTTGTTTGGGATAACAGTGATAAAGATATAGACACTGGAGCATTTGATAAATATACAACATTCGATGGTGGAGATGGTCTGTATTGGCGGTTAACTAATGACCAATACCTGTCCCAATTCGGTATTGATATTTTTTCATCTGGCGGGGCAACCATCCAAATTGGTTCAGTTGCTGGGGGTAGTTTACCACAACAAAAATTAGGGAGAATTACAACGGATATATTGCCTGCTGGAGCGACTGGCGAAGTACAATACATCAATGGACTCGCAGGCAGTGAAATCATTGTTACACTGAAAAGTCCCTTAAATTTACCCGCTTTTATTAGCGATTTATTTGGGATTAATGAAATTGAAACCCAAGTCAGTCACGTCGTTGTTGAACCGACAGAATTCATCCGAACCACCGATCTTGTTATATATGCAGTGGAATTATTAAAAGACAATTCTGGTTATATCACAAAATTTATTAATAAGAAGTAG
- a CDS encoding Flp1 family type IVb pilin: protein MKNVAGKIKKFWKDESGLQTLEMMLIIAVIVVIALLFRDQIMTWINNLLSFGNDQINNFTN from the coding sequence ATGAAAAACGTAGCTGGGAAAATTAAAAAATTCTGGAAAGATGAAAGTGGTTTGCAAACATTGGAAATGATGCTGATTATTGCTGTTATTGTTGTTATTGCATTATTGTTCAGAGATCAAATAATGACATGGATCAACAACCTATTAAGTTTTGGTAATGATCAAATAAACAACTTCACGAATTAA
- a CDS encoding type II secretion system F family protein translates to MIVYGIITLLIIVVYFVFSIKAGKRYDIVIANFKDQYPLMFMAPVSLYIIDNLKIMERFYSQIAKIQQKMISLYGNRTALQHTRMYVAQLLSTVMVCLLGSFIFTLVSNGDQTIFFVGIIFTVLIPYAMISRLASQERERKQKILTELPEVVNKIILLVNAGETVQQALIRCVTSTKDPNSPLIRELTETVNKMVSNEPFHQVLNDLSKKCGIQEISIFTTTILLNYRKGGNDLILALRDLSHELWEKRKSISKTKGEEASSKLVFPLILIFVAVMIIVGYPALTIM, encoded by the coding sequence ATGATAGTTTATGGGATTATAACTCTATTAATAATAGTTGTGTATTTTGTATTTTCGATAAAGGCTGGTAAGAGATATGACATCGTAATTGCTAATTTTAAAGATCAGTATCCATTAATGTTCATGGCACCAGTTTCACTATACATAATTGATAATTTGAAAATAATGGAACGTTTTTATAGCCAAATAGCAAAAATACAGCAAAAAATGATCAGTCTTTATGGAAACCGCACAGCATTGCAACATACTAGAATGTATGTTGCACAATTATTGTCTACTGTAATGGTGTGTTTACTAGGTTCATTCATATTTACATTAGTTTCCAATGGTGATCAGACTATTTTCTTTGTTGGAATAATATTTACTGTATTGATTCCTTATGCAATGATTAGCCGATTAGCAAGCCAGGAAAGAGAGCGTAAGCAAAAAATACTTACAGAGTTACCGGAAGTAGTAAATAAAATTATCCTGCTTGTAAATGCAGGTGAAACAGTGCAGCAAGCGTTAATTCGTTGTGTTACATCAACTAAAGATCCAAATTCTCCACTAATTCGAGAGTTAACAGAGACTGTAAATAAAATGGTTAGTAATGAACCATTTCATCAGGTATTGAATGATTTGAGTAAAAAATGTGGTATTCAGGAAATCTCTATTTTTACTACTACAATTCTATTAAATTACCGTAAGGGTGGAAATGATTTAATACTTGCGTTAAGAGATTTATCCCATGAGTTATGGGAAAAGCGTAAATCAATCTCCAAGACAAAAGGTGAAGAGGCGTCTTCGAAATTAGTGTTTCCGCTCATATTGATTTTCGTTGCTGTAATGATAATAGTGGGTTATCCTGCGCTTACTATTATGTAA